A genomic stretch from Bosea sp. F3-2 includes:
- the cbiE gene encoding precorrin-6y C5,15-methyltransferase (decarboxylating) subunit CbiE, which translates to MPTVLRESDVLSSREAPAPWLSLIGLGEDGSAGLCREALAALNEAEIVFGGERHIALVGSVPGELRPWPQPFRNALPQILKERGRKVCVLATSDPFHYGIGNSLSRAIPAEEMRIIPQLSSFSMACTRMRWPQEECALVSLHGRTLYRIVPHLQPEARILALSWDESTPRAVAELMTARGLGASRIAVMESLGGPQERIRETRADAFAIDDIVPLNLIAVEVTATHDSRILPLTPGLDEEWFAHDGQITKSEIRAITLSALAPRGGELLWDVGAGSGSVAVEWCQRHVRNRAIAFEAKPERAERIRRNGLELGGLSVDVVGEAPAGFIGREAPDAVFIGGGLTEEGLFDAAWAALKPGGRLVANVVTIEGEAKLAALHAEHGGSLRRISIDRLAPVGGKHGWRPAMPVTQWRVEKP; encoded by the coding sequence ATGCCGACAGTTTTGCGTGAATCGGATGTTCTGTCGAGCCGCGAGGCGCCGGCACCCTGGCTCTCGCTGATCGGCCTCGGCGAGGACGGCTCCGCGGGCCTTTGTCGCGAAGCACTTGCCGCGTTGAACGAGGCCGAGATCGTCTTCGGCGGCGAGCGGCATATCGCTCTGGTCGGCTCCGTGCCGGGGGAATTGCGGCCCTGGCCGCAGCCATTCCGCAACGCGCTGCCGCAGATTCTCAAGGAGCGCGGCCGCAAGGTCTGCGTGCTCGCGACCAGCGACCCCTTTCACTACGGCATCGGCAACAGCCTGAGCCGCGCGATCCCGGCTGAGGAGATGCGGATCATCCCGCAGCTCTCCTCCTTCTCGATGGCCTGCACGCGAATGCGCTGGCCGCAGGAGGAATGCGCGCTGGTTTCGCTGCACGGCCGCACGCTCTATCGCATCGTGCCGCACCTGCAGCCCGAGGCGCGCATCCTCGCCCTCTCCTGGGACGAGAGCACGCCGCGCGCCGTCGCGGAACTCATGACCGCACGTGGCCTCGGCGCGAGCCGCATCGCCGTGATGGAATCGCTTGGCGGGCCGCAGGAGCGCATCCGCGAGACCCGCGCCGACGCCTTCGCCATCGATGATATCGTGCCGCTCAACCTGATCGCCGTCGAGGTTACCGCGACCCACGACTCGCGCATCCTGCCGCTGACGCCCGGGCTCGACGAGGAGTGGTTCGCCCATGACGGGCAGATCACCAAATCGGAGATCCGCGCCATCACCCTCTCGGCGCTTGCCCCGCGTGGCGGCGAATTGCTCTGGGATGTTGGCGCCGGCTCCGGCTCGGTCGCCGTCGAATGGTGCCAGCGCCATGTCCGCAACCGCGCCATCGCCTTCGAGGCGAAGCCGGAGCGGGCCGAGCGGATCAGGCGCAACGGACTAGAGCTCGGCGGGCTCTCCGTCGATGTCGTCGGCGAAGCGCCAGCGGGCTTCATCGGGCGCGAGGCGCCGGATGCGGTCTTCATCGGCGGCGGGCTGACGGAGGAAGGGCTGTTCGATGCCGCCTGGGCCGCCCTGAAGCCGGGCGGGCGGCTCGTCGCCAATGTCGTCACCATCGAGGGCGAGGCGAAGCTCGCGGCGCTGCACGCCGAGCATGGCGGCTCGCTCAGGCGCATCTCGATCGACCGGCTCGCGCCCGTCGGCGGCAAGCATGGCTGGCGCCCGGCGATGCCGGTGACGCAATGGCGGGTCGAGAAGCCTTGA
- a CDS encoding cobalamin biosynthesis protein has product MTGRLVAGIGIRPGTEAADILACLDEALAIAGLSGTATPRFATLASRVGEAGMVAAAADRSAELVAIPDEALKGFEAACATRSTRIASLYGVGSVAEAAALAAAGPGGELVQPRIATARVTCALARTTS; this is encoded by the coding sequence ATGACCGGCCGCCTCGTCGCCGGCATCGGCATCCGGCCCGGCACGGAAGCAGCCGACATCCTCGCCTGTCTCGACGAGGCGCTGGCGATCGCCGGCCTCAGCGGCACCGCGACGCCGCGCTTCGCCACGCTCGCAAGCCGTGTCGGGGAAGCCGGCATGGTCGCCGCCGCGGCCGATCGCTCGGCCGAACTCGTCGCCATCCCCGACGAGGCGCTGAAGGGCTTCGAGGCCGCCTGCGCGACGCGCTCGACCCGCATCGCCTCGCTCTATGGCGTCGGTTCGGTGGCGGAAGCTGCGGCGCTCGCGGCAGCGGGCCCGGGCGGCGAGCTGGTGCAGCCACGCATCGCCACCGCGCGCGTCACCTGCGCGCTGGCCAGAACAACCTCATGA
- the cobM gene encoding precorrin-4 C(11)-methyltransferase has protein sequence MTIHFIGAGPGAPDLITLRGRDLIAASPVCLYAGSLIPKAMLDWCPPGARIVDTAPLDLDAIIAEMEAAHLAGQDVARLHSGDLSIWSATAEQMRRLDRLGIPYTVTPGVPAFAAAAATLKRELTLPGVAQSLVLTRTSGRASAMPPKETLATFAASGATLAIHLSIHVVEQVVAELAPFYGGDCPVAVVFRATWPDETVLQGVLADIAGKVRASELERTALILVGPALAAEDFGESALYSIDYDRRFRPRGGL, from the coding sequence ATGACCATCCATTTCATCGGCGCCGGCCCCGGCGCGCCGGACCTCATCACCCTGCGCGGGCGCGATCTCATCGCCGCCAGCCCCGTCTGCCTCTATGCCGGCTCATTGATCCCCAAGGCGATGCTCGACTGGTGCCCGCCGGGCGCCCGTATCGTCGACACCGCCCCGCTCGATCTCGACGCGATCATCGCCGAGATGGAGGCCGCCCATCTCGCCGGGCAGGACGTGGCGCGGCTGCATTCCGGCGATCTCTCGATCTGGAGCGCCACGGCTGAGCAGATGCGCCGGCTCGACCGGCTCGGCATTCCCTACACGGTAACGCCGGGCGTGCCGGCTTTCGCCGCCGCCGCCGCGACGCTGAAGCGCGAGCTCACCCTGCCGGGCGTTGCGCAATCGCTGGTGCTGACGCGCACCTCCGGGCGCGCCTCGGCCATGCCGCCGAAGGAGACACTCGCGACCTTCGCCGCCTCCGGCGCGACGCTCGCCATCCATCTCTCGATCCACGTCGTCGAACAGGTCGTGGCGGAGCTGGCGCCGTTTTATGGCGGGGATTGCCCCGTCGCGGTGGTGTTCCGTGCGACATGGCCGGACGAGACGGTGTTGCAAGGAGTGCTCGCCGACATCGCCGGCAAGGTCCGCGCCAGCGAACTCGAACGCACGGCGCTGATCCTGGTGGGGCCGGCGTTGGCGGCCGAAGATTTCGGCGAAAGCGCGCTCTATTCGATCGACTACGACCGCCGCTTCCGGCCGCGGGGCGGCCTGTGA
- a CDS encoding cobalt-precorrin-6A reductase produces MTVLILGGTSEAAALDQLLADQAPDIRAIISLAGRTVDPRPTNLPVRIGGFGGIEGLRRYLVEEGIVAVVDATHPFAAVMPFNAEHACKAEGVPLLAIRRASWKPRDGDRWKSVPDIESAVQALGDTPRRVFLTVGRLELPAFADAPQHRYLVRAIEPIGDRLPVPHVDVIQQRGPFDTDDEEDLMRREGVEVLVSKNSGGSATVGKLVAARRLSLPVIMVERPPKPDVETVDHIDQVLPWLVTQGLFVTERGV; encoded by the coding sequence ATGACCGTCCTCATCCTTGGCGGAACGAGCGAAGCTGCTGCACTTGACCAGCTTCTTGCTGATCAGGCACCCGATATCCGTGCCATTATCTCGCTGGCGGGCCGCACCGTCGATCCCCGGCCGACCAACCTGCCGGTGCGTATCGGCGGCTTCGGCGGCATCGAGGGCCTGAGGCGCTATCTCGTCGAGGAAGGCATCGTCGCCGTCGTCGACGCGACCCATCCCTTCGCCGCGGTGATGCCCTTCAATGCCGAGCATGCCTGCAAGGCCGAAGGCGTGCCGCTGCTGGCGATCCGGCGCGCTTCCTGGAAGCCGCGCGACGGCGATCGCTGGAAATCCGTGCCGGACATCGAATCGGCGGTGCAGGCATTGGGCGACACGCCGCGGCGCGTCTTCCTGACCGTGGGTCGGCTCGAACTGCCCGCCTTCGCCGACGCGCCGCAGCATCGCTATCTCGTGCGCGCCATCGAGCCGATCGGCGACCGGCTGCCGGTGCCGCATGTCGACGTCATCCAGCAGCGCGGCCCCTTCGACACCGACGACGAGGAGGATCTGATGCGCCGCGAGGGCGTCGAGGTCCTGGTCAGCAAGAACTCGGGCGGCTCGGCGACGGTCGGCAAGCTCGTCGCGGCGCGCCGGCTCTCTTTGCCGGTGATCATGGTGGAGCGGCCGCCGAAGCCCGATGTCGAGACCGTCGATCATATCGATCAGGTCCTGCCCTGGCTGGTGACCCAGGGGCTCTTCGTCACCGAGCGCGGCGTATAG